In Scyliorhinus torazame isolate Kashiwa2021f chromosome 18, sScyTor2.1, whole genome shotgun sequence, the following are encoded in one genomic region:
- the znf414 gene encoding zinc finger protein 414 yields MFLRMEPEKGVVATTQSLEGKAFKCCTNDCKESFSSMHHLMNHMRAHHKPNRYYKCEGCKLRFRTHRSLFKHMHFCFNTPAYSLPQKIDRQCPSPLSASGSGPLIKQPVSVEPVKFQSVIKQLEKDSSVANMDTICKAVDSRLLPPLPNPLPTLHPSLNPMPLVSATPHSFSLLEPSLFATPSLSRFPSQAHTPVPRPFIPYMHPAPYSLSQDATQSRFRSYVPSESLPFSNAVWRKSTAQSANSRIVWEHTRGRYSCMQCPYWSVSREEMTLHLQEHNTILGSRLPNEMGMFGNAGDNYGALSMQFSESLFT; encoded by the exons GTAAAGCATTCAAATGTTGTACAAATGACTGCAAAGAGTCTTTCTCTAGTATGCATCATCTGATGAATCACATGAGAGCACATCACAAACCTAACCGATACTACAA ATGCGAAGGATGTAAACTACGCTTCCGAACACATCGATCTCTTTTCAAACATATGCATTTCTGTTTTAACACTCCGGCATATTCCCTGCCACAGAAGATAGACAGGCAGTGTCCCAGCCCTTTATCTGCCAGTGGATCAGGCCCTCTGATTAAACAGCCAGTCTCTGTGGAACCAGTGAAATTTCAAAGCGTGATCAAGCAGCTTGAAAAGGATAGCAGCGTGGCAAACATGGACACCATTTGCAAGGCAGTCGATTCAAGGTTGCTCCCGCCTCTCCCAAATCCCCTACCAACTCTTCACCCTTCACTGAATCCTATGCCATTGGTCTCAGCAACCCCACATTCGTTTTCACTGCTGGAGCCATCTCTGTTTGCCACACCCAGCCTCAGCAGGTTCCCTAGCCAAGCCCACACTCCAGTGCCCAGGCCCTTCATTCCATACATGCATCCTGCACCTTACAGCCTCTCCCAAGATGCCACACAGTCACGCTTCAGGTCTTATGTTCCCTCCGAGAGCCTGCCATTCTCCAATGCGGTCTGGAGGAAGAGTACGG CTCAGTCTGCAAACAGCAGAATTGTGTGGGAGCATACCAGGGGTCGATATAGCTGTATGCAGTGTCCATACTGGAGTGTGTCACGGGAAGAAATGACCTTGCACCTGCAAGAGCATAACACAATCCTCGGCAGCAGATTACCGAATGAGATGGGTATGTTCGGAAATGCTGGCGACAACTATGGTGCACTGTCAATGCAATTCAGTGAATCTCTGTTTACCTAA